The DNA segment TTCTCCTTGCGGAGCTCATCGATCAAGGTAATGCAAAAGATTTTTTGATTAAATGGGGCCATGATTTGGCTGTGGTGCCTTACATTCGTCCGGGCTGGGAGCTGACTCAGTATTTTATCAACAACTCAGTGAGAGCACCCATCATTCTTATGCGTAATCATGGTTTGCTTTTGCAGATGAATGGTTTAGCCGACTTTCGGCGCTTTGAAGAGTTTGATAAAGATCTCAAAAAATTTTTAGGTGAGGTCCTAGCGGCCGATCTTCACCAAAAAGAACGCGAAGTGAAAGAGCGCGACATAACCGCGCCGTTTCGATTTTACTTTCCTGATCTTGCGATTTTCGAAGAAAAATTGAAATCTTTTTTAAAGTCTGAAGGCAATGAATTTTCCATGGACTATGATCGGCAGCCGCCACTCGATATGATCGAAAACTGGCAAGCGATAGTTTATTTATCACAGCTGATGCCTCAGTTAAGCACACTCAGCCCCGATGAAGTTGAGGAACTCAAGACAACACCGACAGAGCTCGCCCGAATGCGCGAGATAGCAAAAGGAGTAAAGGCGTGATCAAGCCCTTACAATTACTGATCCCAATGTCTGGCCAGGGTACTCGTTATACGAGAGCCGGTTATAATATGCCTAAACCGTTAATCCCAGTGAATGGCATCCCAATGATCGAGCGGCTTCTCCAGAAGTTTCCTACGGAGTGGCCATGTACGTTTGTACTTGCGGAAAATCACAACCCGACCGAG comes from the Bdellovibrionales bacterium genome and includes:
- a CDS encoding class II aldolase/adducin family protein — protein: MQDYLQALLKMNETINSYLPFWNQGQGGNISLKSESIIAIKPTGFRLDQLRGWDDFATLNFLDFAIELKNLAQSSSSTLLYEKAYSDLIAQARDRSGSAHRASMEVGFHIFLPATYVCHFHHLNSVLLAELIDQGNAKDFLIKWGHDLAVVPYIRPGWELTQYFINNSVRAPIILMRNHGLLLQMNGLADFRRFEEFDKDLKKFLGEVLAADLHQKEREVKERDITAPFRFYFPDLAIFEEKLKSFLKSEGNEFSMDYDRQPPLDMIENWQAIVYLSQLMPQLSTLSPDEVEELKTTPTELARMREIAKGVKA